In one Phyllostomus discolor isolate MPI-MPIP mPhyDis1 chromosome 8, mPhyDis1.pri.v3, whole genome shotgun sequence genomic region, the following are encoded:
- the GRM6 gene encoding metabotropic glutamate receptor 6 isoform X2, whose translation MAGPRSTLEPALLALLQPVLVLLLARAGSAGAAGAAGSVRLAGGLTLGGLFPVHARGAAGRPCGPLKKEQGVHRLEAMLYALDRVNADPTLLPGVRLGARLLDTCSRDTYALEQALSFVQALIQGRGDGDEAALRCPGGVPPLSRAPPERVVAVVGASASSVSIMVANVLRLFAIPQISYASTAPELSDSTRYDFFSRVVPPDSYQAQAMVDIVRALGWNYVSTLASEGNYGESGVEAFVQISREAGGVCIAQSIKIPREPKPGEFNKVIRRLMETPNARGIIIFASEDDIRRVLEAAHQANLTSHFLWVGSDSWGAKASPILDLEDVAVGAITILPKRASIDGFDQYFMTRSLENNRRNIWFAEFWEENFNCKLTSSGAQSDDSTRKCTGEERIGRDSGYEQEGKVQFVIDAVYAIAHALHSMHQALCPGHTGLCPAMEPTDGRTLLQYIRAVRFNGSPPLAPT comes from the exons ATGGCCGGGCCGAGGAGCACCCTGGAGCCCGCGCTGCTGGCGCTGCTGCAACCAGTGCTGGTGCTACTGCTGGCGCGGGCGGGCTCGGCGGGCGCGGCGGGAGCGGCGGGTTCCGTGCGCCTGGCGGGAGGCCTCACGCTGGGCGGCCTATTCCCGGTGCACGCACGCGGGGCGGCGGGCAGGCCGTGCGGGCCCCTGAAGAAGGAACAGGGAGTGCATCGACTGGAGGCCATGCTGTACGCGCTAGACCGTGTCAACGCTGATCCCACGCTACTGCCCGGCGTGCGCCTGGGCGCCCGGCTGCTCGACACCTGCTCTCGGGACACGTATGCGCTGGAGCAGGCGCTGAGCTTCGTACAGGCGCTGATCCAAGGCCGCGGGGATGGCGACGAGGCAGCCTTGCGCTGCCCTGGCGGGGTCCCCCCGCTGAGCAGGGCGCCCCCAGAGCGCGTGGTGGCTGTCGTGGGCGCCTCGGCCAGCTCCGTTTCCATCATGGTGGCCAACGTGCTGCGCCTGTTTGCG ATCCCCCAGATCAGCTATGCCTCCACAGCCCCTGAGCTCAGCGACTCCACACGCTACGACTTCTTCTCCCGAGTGGTGCCCCCTGATTCTTACCAGGCCCAGGCCATGGTGGACATTGTACGGGCATTGGGATGGAACTACGTGTCCACGCTGGCCTCTGAGGGCAACTATGGCGAGAGCGGGGTTGAGGCCTTTGTACAGATCTCCCGAGAGGCTG GGGGGGTCTGTATAGCACAGTCCATCAAGATTCCCAGGGAACCAAAGCCGGGAGAATTCAACAAGGTGATCAGGCGACTCATGGAGACGCCAAACGCCCGGGGCATCATCATCTTTGCCAGCGAAGATGACATCAG GAGGGTCCTAGAGGCTGCACACCAGGCCAACCTGACGAGCCACTTCCTGTGGGTCGGCTCAGACAGCTGGGGAGCCAAGGCCTCCCCCATCCTGGACCTGGAGGACGTGGCTGTAGGGGCCATCACCATCCTGCCCAAAAGAGCCTCCATTGACG GGTTTGACCAGTACTTCATGACACGCTCCCTGGAGAACAACCGCCGGAACATCTGGTTTGCAGAGTTCTGGGAAGAGAATTTTAACTGCAAACTGACCAGCTCAGGTGCTCAGTCAGACGACTCCACCCGCAAATGCACAG GTGAAGAACGCATCGGCCGGGACTCTGGCTACGAGCAGGAGGGGAAGGTGCAGTTTGTGATTGACGCGGTGTACGCCATTGCCCACGCCCTGCACAGCATGCACCAGGCGCTCTGTCCTGGGCACACAGGCCTGTGCCCAGCGATGGAGCCCACAGATGGGCGGACACTGCTGCAGTATATTCGGGCAGTCCGCTTCAACG gTTCCCCACCTCTTGCCCCAACTTAA